One Halictus rubicundus isolate RS-2024b chromosome 10, iyHalRubi1_principal, whole genome shotgun sequence genomic window carries:
- the LOC143357612 gene encoding trypsin-2: MIESTREMILVALLALSVTGTVYGDSLDNTTSYTELEWISYSLTGRIVNGTKAASRQFPYQVSLQRSYNSRHFCGGSLIDEFYVVTAAHCMFLYDAKILPWTVVVVAGELQLDAQTSTGQRRGVEEIHVHSEFNSTTLQNDIALLRLTVPFQLTQEITPIVLTVNPPTPGTVCKVSGWGYPDQNYPVVTNDLMYVDLPVIDNELCGVLLENITSMLPGMFCAGYIEGQKDACQGDSGGGMICNGYLTGVVSGGYGCALPQTPGIYSSIYFFEEWILKNMHGKLLEQRHVSNSGSEMVLTSALLLFILSANLVYL; the protein is encoded by the exons ATGATAGAGAGCACGCGTGAAATGATTTTAGTGGCTTTGCTAGCATTGTCAGTTACCGGCACAGTTTACG GAGACTCATTGGACAATACTACATCGTACACGGAGCTAGAATGGATCAGTTATAGCCTGACAGGACGTATAGTGAACGGAACGAAGGCGGCTTCTAGGCAGTTCCCTTATCAG GTCTCGTTGCAGCGCAGCTACAACTCCCGACACTTTTGCGGTGGTTCCCTGATCGACGAATTCTACGTCGTAACAGCGGCACATTGCATGTTCCT ATATGACGCGAAAATCTTGCCTTGGACGGTCGTAGTCGTCGCCGGGGAGCTTCAGCTCGACGCACAGACCTCCACTGGACAGCGAAGAGGCGTGGAGGAGATTCATGTCCATTCTGAATTCAATTCCACCACTTTGCAAAACGACATCGCACTGCTTCGT CTGACAGTCCCGTTCCAACTGACACAGGAAATCACACCTATAGTTCTGACTGTCAATCCTCCCACGCCTGGCACTGTCTGCAAGGTGTCCGGATGGGGGTACCCTGATCAG AATTATCCTGTAGTCACCAACGACCTAATGTACGTGGACCTGCCGGTCATAGATAACGAACTTTGCGGTGTGCTTCTGGAGAACATCACCAGCATGCTACCTGGCATGTTCTGTGCCGGATACATAGAGGGCCAGAAGGATGCTTGCCAG GGTGATTCCGGAGGCGGTATGATCTGCAACGGCTACCTGACAGGTGTGGTTTCCGGCGGCTACGGTTGCGCACTTCCGCAGACTCCAGGCATCTACTCGAGCATATACTTCTTCGAGGAATGGATCCTGAAGAACATGCACGGCAAGTTGCTTGAACAGAGACACGTATCCAACAGCGGGTCTGAGATGGTGTTAACATCAGCATTACTACTATTCATCCTTTCCGCTAATCTGGTTTACCTGTAA